In Streptomyces hawaiiensis, one genomic interval encodes:
- a CDS encoding NAD(P)-dependent oxidoreductase, with protein MSIKQSVTVIGLGPMGQAMVHALLRQGHHVTVWNRTASRADALVARGAVLAKSVEDAVAANELVVLSLTDYDAMYTVLEPASHVLTGRVLVNLSSDTPEKTRSGARWVSERGAVHLTGGVTVPPSGIGQPESSTFYSGPREVFEAHRSTLEVLTGTDYRGEDPGLAALLYQIGMGMFWTSMLSYWQAIALADANGLTAADVLPHATETMTGMPGFLSFYAERIDAGEHSGDVDRLAMGMASVEHVLHTNADAGVDTALPAAVAALFRRGMDAGHAADSFSSLVELMKAAKP; from the coding sequence ATGAGCATCAAGCAGTCTGTGACGGTCATCGGACTCGGCCCCATGGGGCAGGCAATGGTCCACGCCTTACTCCGGCAGGGACACCACGTCACCGTCTGGAACCGCACTGCGTCCCGTGCCGATGCCCTCGTCGCGCGCGGCGCTGTACTCGCAAAGAGCGTCGAAGACGCCGTCGCCGCCAACGAACTGGTCGTCCTGAGCCTCACCGACTACGACGCGATGTACACCGTGCTGGAACCGGCGTCCCACGTCCTGACCGGCCGCGTCCTCGTCAACCTCAGCTCCGACACCCCGGAGAAGACCCGCAGTGGGGCACGGTGGGTGTCCGAGCGCGGCGCGGTCCACCTCACCGGCGGTGTCACTGTTCCGCCTTCCGGCATCGGGCAGCCCGAGTCGTCCACCTTCTACAGCGGGCCGCGCGAGGTGTTCGAGGCACACAGGTCCACCCTCGAAGTCCTGACCGGCACGGACTACCGGGGCGAGGACCCTGGCCTGGCCGCGCTCCTGTACCAGATAGGCATGGGCATGTTCTGGACATCCATGCTCAGTTACTGGCAGGCCATCGCCCTCGCCGACGCCAACGGACTCACGGCGGCAGACGTCCTCCCGCACGCCACCGAGACCATGACCGGGATGCCGGGCTTCCTCTCCTTCTACGCCGAGCGCATCGACGCCGGCGAGCACAGCGGCGACGTGGACCGCCTCGCCATGGGTATGGCCAGCGTCGAACACGTTCTGCACACCAACGCCGACGCGGGCGTCGACACCGCGCTTCCGGCCGCCGTAGCCGCTCTGTTCCGGCGCGGCATGGACGCCGGGCATGCGGCAGACAGCTTCTCCAGCCTGGTGGAGCTGATGAAGGCGGCCAAGCCATAG
- a CDS encoding DUF4360 domain-containing protein: MAGGLLLSGAIAALLTSALPAQSPSSGFDDPPPDKIIIKVATVNGSGCPQGTAAVAVSEDNTAFTVTYSDYLAQAGGNSDPTAFRRNCQLSLVVHVPGGFTYAIASADYRGFASLQRGASASQRASYYFQGSPSTVYKNHPFSGPLNDNWQATDETDWAQLVYAPCGVQRNFNINTELRVNAGTQSADKVSFMTMDSTDGDISTVYHLAWKECPKKS, translated from the coding sequence ATGGCCGGTGGCCTGCTCCTGAGCGGCGCGATCGCCGCGCTGCTCACCAGCGCACTTCCCGCGCAATCCCCGTCCTCCGGGTTCGACGACCCGCCCCCGGACAAGATCATCATCAAGGTTGCCACGGTGAACGGCTCCGGCTGTCCGCAGGGCACGGCAGCGGTCGCCGTCTCCGAGGACAACACGGCGTTCACGGTGACCTACAGCGACTACCTCGCCCAGGCCGGCGGGAACTCCGATCCGACCGCGTTCCGCAGGAACTGCCAGCTCAGCCTGGTCGTACACGTCCCCGGCGGCTTCACCTACGCCATCGCGAGCGCGGACTACCGGGGCTTCGCCTCCCTCCAGCGCGGCGCGAGCGCGAGCCAGCGGGCCTCGTACTACTTCCAGGGCTCGCCCAGCACGGTCTACAAGAACCACCCCTTCAGCGGCCCCCTCAACGACAACTGGCAGGCCACCGACGAGACGGACTGGGCCCAACTGGTCTACGCACCCTGCGGAGTCCAGCGCAACTTCAACATCAACACCGAACTCCGGGTCAACGCCGGCACCCAGTCGGCCGACAAGGTCAGCTTCATGACCATGGACTCCACGGACGGGGACATCAGCACGGTGTACCACCTGGCGTGGAAGGAGTGCCCGAAGAAGTCGTGA
- a CDS encoding RrF2 family transcriptional regulator, giving the protein MRISARADYAVRAVVELAVRQGEGPVKAEAVATAQDIPHKFLEGILGDLRRAGVVDSRRGGGGGYRLARDASEITVADVIRAVDGPIVSVRGERPTGLAYSGTAEPLLPLWIALRANVRRILEGVTIADLAAGALPEPVERLAAEPAAWENP; this is encoded by the coding sequence ATGAGGATCTCGGCACGTGCGGACTACGCGGTACGAGCGGTCGTGGAGCTGGCCGTCCGGCAGGGGGAGGGGCCGGTCAAGGCGGAGGCCGTCGCCACCGCGCAGGACATCCCCCACAAGTTCCTGGAGGGGATCCTCGGCGATCTGCGGCGCGCCGGTGTCGTCGACAGCCGGCGCGGCGGGGGCGGCGGCTACCGGCTGGCCCGGGATGCCTCGGAGATCACGGTCGCGGATGTGATCCGGGCCGTGGACGGGCCGATCGTCTCGGTGCGCGGCGAGCGGCCGACCGGCCTCGCCTACTCCGGCACCGCCGAGCCGCTGCTGCCGCTGTGGATCGCCCTGCGGGCCAATGTGCGCAGGATCCTGGAGGGCGTGACGATCGCCGACCTCGCGGCCGGGGCGCTGCCGGAGCCGGTGGAGCGGCTGGCGGCGGAACCGGCGGCCTGGGAGAACCCCTGA